From Coffea arabica cultivar ET-39 chromosome 2e, Coffea Arabica ET-39 HiFi, whole genome shotgun sequence, the proteins below share one genomic window:
- the LOC140036693 gene encoding uncharacterized protein isoform X1, whose amino-acid sequence MDGLQYLMDEISMFRSKDQSFGFEFAQNTHKTARPDEWWKLFGNDAPYLQKLAIKLLSQTSSSSGCERNWSVFERIHTKKRNRLEHQRLNDLVYIHYTLRLKNRLSYKKRSYDSVDYETIDKVEFWVVDEEQEGELDYDELEEMIEEEFPKK is encoded by the exons ATGGATGGACTTcaatatttgatggatgaaatATCAATGTTTAGATCAAAAGATCAAagttttggatttgaatttgcTCAAAATACTCACAAAACTGCCCGTCCAG ATGAGTGGTGGAAATTGTTTGGTAATGATGCTCCATATTTACAAAAGTTGGCAATTAAACTCTTGAGCCAAACATCTTCTTCTTCGGGATGTGAACGCAATTGGAGTGTATTTGAACGCATCCATACCAAAAAGAGAAATAGACTTGAGCATCAAAGGTTGAATGATCTTGTTTATATTCATTATACTTTACGTTTGAAGAATAG GCTTTCATATAAAAAGAGATCTTATGATTCGGTGGATTATGAAACTATTGATAAAGTTGAATTTTGGGTAGTTGATGAGGAACAAGAAGGAGAGCTTGATTATGATGAGTTAGAAGAAATgattgaagaagaatttccCAAAAAATAG
- the LOC140036693 gene encoding uncharacterized protein isoform X3 produces the protein MTDEWWKLFGNDAPYLQKLAIKLLSQTSSSSGCERNWSVFERIHTKKRNRLEHQRLNDLVYIHYTLRLKNRLSYKKRSYDSVDYETIDKVEFWVVDEEQEGELDYDELEEMIEEEFPKK, from the exons ATGACAG ATGAGTGGTGGAAATTGTTTGGTAATGATGCTCCATATTTACAAAAGTTGGCAATTAAACTCTTGAGCCAAACATCTTCTTCTTCGGGATGTGAACGCAATTGGAGTGTATTTGAACGCATCCATACCAAAAAGAGAAATAGACTTGAGCATCAAAGGTTGAATGATCTTGTTTATATTCATTATACTTTACGTTTGAAGAATAG GCTTTCATATAAAAAGAGATCTTATGATTCGGTGGATTATGAAACTATTGATAAAGTTGAATTTTGGGTAGTTGATGAGGAACAAGAAGGAGAGCTTGATTATGATGAGTTAGAAGAAATgattgaagaagaatttccCAAAAAATAG
- the LOC140036693 gene encoding uncharacterized protein isoform X2 — translation MDGLQYLMDEISMFRSKDQSFGFEFAQNTHKTARPDEWWKLFGNDAPYLQKLAIKLLSQTSSSSGCERNWSVFERIHTKKRNRLEHQRLSYKKRSYDSVDYETIDKVEFWVVDEEQEGELDYDELEEMIEEEFPKK, via the exons ATGGATGGACTTcaatatttgatggatgaaatATCAATGTTTAGATCAAAAGATCAAagttttggatttgaatttgcTCAAAATACTCACAAAACTGCCCGTCCAG ATGAGTGGTGGAAATTGTTTGGTAATGATGCTCCATATTTACAAAAGTTGGCAATTAAACTCTTGAGCCAAACATCTTCTTCTTCGGGATGTGAACGCAATTGGAGTGTATTTGAACGCATCCATACCAAAAAGAGAAATAGACTTGAGCATCAAAG GCTTTCATATAAAAAGAGATCTTATGATTCGGTGGATTATGAAACTATTGATAAAGTTGAATTTTGGGTAGTTGATGAGGAACAAGAAGGAGAGCTTGATTATGATGAGTTAGAAGAAATgattgaagaagaatttccCAAAAAATAG